In the genome of Paenibacillus sp. FSL R5-0766, one region contains:
- a CDS encoding DUF402 domain-containing protein, which translates to MKRKFGDRANWRRITNRQFTCRFVQSKIFTGYITLYTIQDLKEPLWKTYGGSTFCIADKGYSWLQYYPKGEHFVVTAMFDDQERIVEWYIDTCRSQGITDQGVPWFDDLYLDVVVLKDGEVFLLDEDELEDALSRKHITTGDYDLANKTAKELLHAIDAHVFPYFQLSLKHRQSLFENGEFRKNIQI; encoded by the coding sequence ATGAAACGGAAATTCGGGGACCGCGCGAACTGGCGCCGGATTACGAACCGACAATTCACATGCCGGTTCGTTCAATCCAAAATTTTCACAGGTTATATTACGTTGTACACCATACAGGATTTGAAAGAACCTCTGTGGAAAACTTATGGAGGCAGTACCTTCTGTATCGCAGATAAAGGGTATTCCTGGCTGCAATACTATCCGAAGGGAGAGCACTTTGTAGTTACAGCAATGTTTGACGATCAGGAACGGATTGTAGAGTGGTACATTGATACATGTCGTAGTCAGGGGATAACCGATCAGGGTGTTCCTTGGTTTGATGACCTGTATCTGGATGTCGTTGTACTGAAAGATGGAGAAGTATTTTTGCTGGATGAAGATGAGCTTGAAGATGCACTGTCACGGAAGCATATTACTACAGGTGATTATGACTTGGCTAACAAGACGGCAAAGGAACTGCTGCATGCTATTGACGCACATGTATTCCCATACTTTCAGTTATCACTGAAGCACAGGCAGAGTTTGTTTGAGAACGGAGAGTTTCGAAAAAACATTCAGATTTGA
- the miaA gene encoding tRNA (adenosine(37)-N6)-dimethylallyltransferase MiaA, producing MLKVEVKPKPKLLVLVGPTAVGKTRMSIELAQAFNCEIISGDSMQVYREMDIGTAKITSEEMKGVPHHLIDIHEPEYPYSVAEFQESCTRLISEIHERGKMPFIVGGTGLYVESVCYSFQFSDSGSDEAFREEQFSYAEQHGAQALHDRLREVDPVSADRLHPNDQRRIVRALEIHHLTGEKWSDQLAVQKKESPYDLLIVGLTMDRQKLYARVEERIDLMIEQGLVDEVKSLLERGVARGHISMQGLGYKEIAAFLQGEVSWEAAVEWLKRDTRRFAKRQLSWFRHMKDIEWVDMTDTQDFEGKYKQISELITRKFD from the coding sequence ATGTTGAAAGTGGAAGTTAAACCAAAACCTAAACTGCTTGTGCTGGTTGGACCAACAGCAGTAGGCAAAACAAGAATGAGCATCGAGCTTGCCCAAGCTTTCAATTGTGAGATTATCTCAGGGGATTCGATGCAGGTATATCGTGAAATGGATATCGGAACTGCCAAGATTACCTCTGAAGAAATGAAGGGTGTACCTCATCATCTCATTGATATCCATGAACCGGAGTATCCGTATTCTGTGGCTGAGTTTCAAGAGAGTTGCACACGATTGATTAGTGAAATCCATGAACGCGGTAAAATGCCTTTTATTGTAGGTGGCACCGGTCTATATGTGGAATCAGTATGTTACAGCTTCCAATTTTCGGATAGTGGTTCAGATGAAGCGTTCAGAGAGGAACAATTCAGCTATGCGGAGCAACACGGAGCACAGGCCCTTCATGATCGATTGAGGGAAGTTGATCCGGTTAGTGCGGATCGTCTGCACCCCAATGACCAGCGGCGAATTGTACGTGCGCTTGAGATCCATCATCTCACAGGCGAGAAGTGGTCTGATCAGCTGGCAGTACAGAAGAAAGAGTCGCCTTATGACCTTCTTATTGTTGGTTTGACAATGGATCGGCAGAAGTTGTATGCCCGGGTAGAAGAGCGGATTGATCTGATGATCGAACAAGGTCTGGTGGATGAAGTGAAGTCCCTGTTGGAACGCGGAGTGGCCAGAGGTCATATTTCCATGCAAGGACTGGGGTATAAGGAGATTGCAGCGTTCCTGCAAGGGGAAGTGAGTTGGGAAGCTGCTGTTGAGTGGTTGAAGAGGGATACGCGTCGGTTTGCCAAACGGCAGCTTTCCTGGTTTCGCCATATGAAGGATATTGAATGGGTGGACATGACGGATACCCAGGATTTTGAAGGGAAATACAAGCAGATTAGTGAATTGATTACACGAAAATTTGATTGA
- the hfq gene encoding RNA chaperone Hfq yields the protein MNKSINIQDTFLNQLRKENIPATVYLTNGFQIRGTIKAFDNFTIVIDSDGRQQMVYKHAISTFTPQRSVSLMQQDNSGEA from the coding sequence ATGAACAAGTCCATCAACATCCAAGATACGTTCTTGAACCAACTGCGGAAAGAAAATATTCCTGCTACGGTCTATCTGACCAACGGCTTCCAAATCCGCGGGACGATCAAGGCATTTGACAATTTTACGATCGTCATTGACAGCGACGGACGCCAGCAAATGGTCTACAAGCATGCCATCTCCACGTTCACGCCGCAACGCAGCGTATCGCTGATGCAGCAAGATAACAGCGGCGAAGCTTAA
- a CDS encoding AAA family ATPase, with product MNGRVMAAGEQPGGRPSRQINIVLRNQEPQMLVKDEAAAVQAAKSITKHAHFQEIQGELEQLVGLENIKDLVFEIYAFLQIAQMRTEAGLLSGAHVYHMIFKGNPGTGKTTVARIVAKLFQKMGVLSKGHLIEVERADLVGEYIGHTAQKTRDLVKKALGGILFIDEAYSLARGGEKDFGKEAIDTLVKSMEDNKNQFILILAGYSEEIDFFLQTNPGLPSRFPIQVEFPDYSIDQLIQISEIMAKERDYILMPQTILKLKQHLLQEKNDSLHAFSNARYVRNAIERSIRHQAVRLLEQYSEGSPGKLELMTIRTEDLNFERK from the coding sequence ATGAACGGACGGGTCATGGCTGCAGGAGAGCAACCAGGAGGCAGACCATCCAGACAAATTAATATTGTGTTGCGTAACCAGGAACCTCAGATGTTGGTCAAAGATGAAGCAGCGGCAGTACAGGCAGCCAAGAGTATAACCAAACATGCGCATTTCCAGGAGATACAGGGTGAACTGGAGCAACTGGTTGGACTTGAAAATATCAAAGACTTGGTATTTGAGATTTATGCTTTCTTACAGATTGCTCAGATGCGTACTGAAGCAGGTTTACTTAGTGGTGCGCACGTGTATCATATGATCTTCAAAGGCAATCCGGGGACCGGTAAGACCACCGTGGCGAGAATCGTTGCCAAACTCTTTCAGAAGATGGGTGTGTTAAGTAAAGGACATCTTATTGAAGTAGAGCGAGCGGATCTGGTTGGAGAATATATCGGTCACACGGCGCAGAAAACAAGAGATCTGGTCAAGAAGGCACTCGGTGGGATATTGTTCATTGACGAAGCTTACAGTTTGGCCCGAGGTGGAGAGAAGGATTTTGGCAAGGAAGCAATCGATACGCTTGTAAAGTCCATGGAAGACAATAAAAATCAGTTTATACTGATTCTTGCCGGGTACTCAGAAGAAATTGATTTTTTTCTCCAGACGAATCCTGGATTACCTTCTCGCTTCCCCATTCAAGTGGAGTTTCCAGACTATAGTATTGATCAGTTGATTCAAATCTCTGAGATTATGGCCAAAGAGCGTGATTATATTCTAATGCCTCAGACCATACTCAAACTAAAGCAGCATTTGCTTCAGGAAAAAAATGATTCGTTGCATGCGTTCAGTAACGCCAGATACGTTCGTAATGCCATTGAGCGTTCGATCAGGCATCAGGCGGTTCGTTTGTTGGAACAATACTCGGAAGGCAGTCCAGGAAAACTGGAGCTGATGACAATCCGTACAGAGGATTTGAACTTTGAGCGAAAGTAA
- a CDS encoding PBP1A family penicillin-binding protein: MPNDPLSRSNNRNNNNKSPKKAKPKTSKKKKITGKRVGWTLFFTMAIAIFCALGGYLFIMVSGENLLKANKDKTTINETSKVYDRNGQLMGELSIQKLEPVKEDDIPELVKQAFVATEDKRFYDHQGVDIWSIGRAAVKDVMARSMVEGGSTLTQQLAKNMFLSRDKTFFRKATEVSIAMALERKYTKDEILTMYLNRIFFGHQRYGIKAASEFYFGEKDLNNLELWEIATLAAMPKGPSAYNPVSNPNDSKARRGVVLQLMYEQGYITKEEMDKAKAVDYNYKRPEKDQKYQAFIDYVLREAERVTGKTEDDLNIGGYKIYTTMDAQAQTAMETAFTDDSLFEASKDDQQVQGSMVIMNHENGSLVALLGGRDYQTKGYSRVTQSRRQPGSAFKPIVSYAPALESGNYSANSSLSNAKQCFGNYCPGNLHGYSSTISMTDAITKSENIPAVWLLDKIGVNTGINFAKSVGIQLTDEDKNLAIALGGLSKGTNTLEMAQAYSAFANLGEYRQAYAIKEIKDSAGKTTYKHDNSDTTRVMSEQNAYQLTQMLQNVVNDGTGRSARLDRPVAGKTGTVQSGISGNSANRDVWFVGYTPEWTAAVWMGYDNPDANHMLKNSSKLSAAFFAKVMGDALKGVPVKQFKAPAGGQAPPPVEEPEKPALSVSGLSGSYDPNAQTVSLSWTGTGDASTQYRIYRKETSEAQFTHLIDAIGATNAQDLSALPGLTYEYYVTAYDLASGLETDPSNTISLMIEAQEMPPEEPDPGIDPGTEIDPEQPGTENPDNGSPDNGNSNGNNGNGNGNENGNNGNGNGNNGNSGNNGNNGNNGGAGQGNGQPGEGNTTPPGQGTTDPGGTGEGSDDGAVTTPGEVVTPDSGTSGDTGGTDAPADSQAGTGG; this comes from the coding sequence ATGCCAAACGATCCGTTGTCGAGGTCTAACAATCGCAACAATAATAACAAGTCACCCAAAAAAGCGAAGCCAAAGACCTCTAAAAAGAAAAAAATTACGGGTAAACGCGTTGGATGGACACTGTTTTTCACAATGGCAATCGCCATATTCTGTGCACTTGGTGGATATTTATTTATTATGGTGAGTGGTGAAAATCTGCTCAAAGCCAACAAGGACAAAACCACAATTAATGAAACTTCAAAAGTATATGATCGCAATGGCCAATTAATGGGGGAGCTTTCCATTCAGAAGCTGGAACCTGTCAAAGAAGATGATATTCCTGAGCTGGTGAAGCAAGCCTTTGTCGCAACGGAGGATAAACGCTTCTACGATCATCAGGGCGTGGATATCTGGTCCATTGGGCGTGCAGCCGTTAAGGACGTCATGGCTCGTTCCATGGTGGAAGGTGGTAGTACACTAACCCAACAGCTTGCCAAGAACATGTTCTTGTCCCGTGACAAAACGTTCTTCCGTAAAGCAACGGAAGTATCGATTGCCATGGCATTAGAGCGCAAGTACACAAAAGACGAAATCCTGACGATGTATCTGAACCGGATTTTCTTCGGCCATCAGCGTTACGGGATTAAAGCAGCATCTGAATTTTACTTTGGAGAAAAAGATCTAAATAATCTTGAATTGTGGGAAATTGCCACACTCGCCGCGATGCCCAAGGGGCCTTCTGCCTACAATCCGGTGAGCAATCCGAACGATTCCAAGGCACGCCGTGGTGTTGTTCTCCAGCTAATGTATGAACAAGGCTACATCACGAAGGAAGAGATGGATAAAGCTAAAGCGGTAGATTATAACTACAAGCGACCAGAAAAAGACCAGAAATATCAAGCCTTTATTGATTATGTGCTCCGTGAAGCTGAACGTGTAACAGGCAAAACGGAAGATGATCTGAATATTGGCGGATACAAAATCTATACGACCATGGATGCTCAGGCTCAAACAGCGATGGAAACGGCCTTCACAGATGACAGTCTGTTCGAGGCAAGCAAAGACGATCAACAGGTCCAAGGCTCCATGGTAATCATGAACCATGAGAATGGTAGCCTCGTTGCCCTCCTGGGTGGACGGGATTATCAGACTAAAGGTTATAGCCGTGTAACGCAGAGTCGAAGACAACCAGGTTCAGCTTTTAAACCGATTGTGTCTTATGCACCGGCGCTTGAATCAGGAAATTACAGTGCCAACTCGTCGCTGAGTAATGCGAAGCAATGTTTTGGTAACTACTGTCCCGGTAACTTGCATGGATATTCTTCAACAATCAGTATGACGGATGCCATCACGAAGTCGGAAAATATTCCTGCGGTTTGGTTGCTTGATAAAATAGGCGTTAACACAGGCATTAATTTTGCCAAAAGTGTAGGCATACAGCTGACAGATGAAGACAAAAACCTGGCGATTGCCCTTGGTGGTCTAAGTAAAGGTACAAATACACTGGAGATGGCGCAAGCCTATAGTGCATTTGCCAACCTCGGAGAATACCGACAAGCCTATGCGATTAAAGAAATCAAGGATAGCGCAGGCAAAACCACTTACAAACATGATAACTCGGACACAACGCGTGTCATGAGTGAGCAAAATGCGTATCAGCTTACACAGATGCTGCAGAACGTCGTTAATGACGGTACGGGACGTTCAGCACGTTTGGATCGTCCGGTAGCGGGTAAAACAGGAACAGTTCAAAGTGGTATCTCTGGCAACAGTGCCAACCGTGATGTATGGTTTGTTGGATACACACCGGAATGGACTGCCGCAGTCTGGATGGGCTATGACAATCCGGATGCTAATCATATGCTTAAGAACAGCAGTAAGCTGTCGGCAGCTTTCTTTGCCAAAGTCATGGGAGATGCTTTAAAAGGCGTTCCAGTGAAGCAATTCAAAGCACCAGCTGGAGGGCAGGCACCTCCGCCAGTAGAAGAACCAGAAAAGCCGGCTCTGTCCGTTAGTGGGCTGAGTGGATCATACGATCCAAATGCACAAACCGTCTCCCTGAGTTGGACTGGAACGGGTGACGCGAGTACGCAATATCGGATTTATCGGAAAGAAACATCTGAAGCCCAGTTCACTCATCTCATTGATGCTATAGGAGCGACCAATGCACAAGATTTAAGTGCGTTGCCTGGTCTAACCTATGAGTACTATGTGACAGCTTATGACTTGGCATCAGGACTTGAGACGGATCCTTCCAACACCATTTCCTTGATGATTGAAGCGCAGGAAATGCCGCCGGAGGAACCTGATCCTGGTATAGACCCTGGAACAGAGATAGATCCTGAGCAGCCAGGTACAGAGAATCCGGACAATGGTTCACCGGATAATGGCAACTCGAACGGTAATAATGGTAATGGTAATGGGAATGAAAATGGCAACAACGGAAATGGTAATGGTAATAACGGAAACAGTGGTAACAACGGAAACAACGGTAACAACGGCGGAGCTGGCCAAGGAAACGGTCAACCTGGGGAAGGAAATACGACCCCGCCTGGTCAGGGGACAACAGATCCGGGCGGTACCGGTGAAGGTTCCGATGATGGAGCCGTAACAACGCCAGGCGAGGTTGTAACTCCGGACAGCGGAACAAGTGGGGATACTGGAGGGACAGATGCACCCGCAGATTCTCAAGCTGGAACCGGCGGCTAA
- the mutL gene encoding DNA mismatch repair endonuclease MutL yields MAKIHVLDEHIANQIAAGEVVERPASVVKELLENSVDAGATKIEVTVEEGGLLSIRVKDNGTGIEPEDMETAFYRHATSKIAHGRDLFQITSLGFRGEALASIAAVSKVEVLSASDNDGRGRRIVIEGGNLVSHEDATSPQGTDFAVRELFYNTPARLKYMKTIQTELGHISDVLYRMAMSHPNISFRLRHNENVLLQTLGNGDLLQVVAAIYGTSAAKAMLPIQGESLDYRVSGLISLPEWTRANRNGMSTIVNGRFVRNYGLNQAILKAYHTLLPINRFPLVVVQLEMHPSLVDVNVHPAKLEVRFSKEPELYEFIETTLRGILRQEVLIPQVKKQQIRRGDDSSFIQEQFLFPRGPLKDASDAEGYGQQGPLGKPTAAPLKLTAEDDDLDLDAPADVSTAQLVSEQGHSVPLPEAPPEVTQPPEQLESWNGDILQKIASHDGVQTSADVQEGTKDVSTSSSTSTSSTETVPKSDLSSQDGGGRVATEKPLAEGKPATYRSDSVYSPVREARSTYNPSSIARGERTWKTSGLPDATKLAAAIKSDASMPAFPELSLIGQHHGTYLIAQNDQGLYLIDQHAAHERVNYEYYYEKFGNPAQASQELLLPITLEFTPSETEKLKTRLAWFEQAGVYLEHFGGQTFRVRSHPFWFPKGDEKDIIEEMSEWVLSERSIDVAKMREAASIMCSCKASIKANQKLTDQEAEVLIQRLGLCRQPYTCPHGRPIVVSFSTYDLEKLFKRVM; encoded by the coding sequence GTGGCGAAAATACATGTGCTTGATGAACATATTGCCAACCAGATCGCGGCGGGTGAAGTGGTCGAACGGCCTGCTTCAGTTGTCAAGGAGTTGCTCGAAAACTCGGTGGATGCAGGCGCCACCAAGATTGAAGTGACGGTGGAAGAGGGCGGACTCCTCAGTATTCGTGTCAAAGACAATGGTACAGGTATTGAGCCAGAGGACATGGAAACTGCCTTTTATCGTCATGCGACCAGCAAAATAGCCCATGGCCGAGATCTGTTCCAGATCACAAGTCTTGGATTCCGTGGCGAAGCCTTGGCGAGTATCGCCGCCGTGTCCAAGGTAGAGGTATTATCGGCAAGTGATAATGACGGGCGAGGACGCCGCATTGTAATTGAAGGCGGGAACCTTGTCTCTCATGAAGATGCAACCTCACCCCAAGGTACAGATTTTGCGGTGAGAGAACTATTTTACAATACACCAGCCAGACTCAAATATATGAAAACGATCCAGACGGAACTGGGACATATATCAGATGTCCTATACCGGATGGCGATGTCTCATCCAAACATTTCATTTCGACTGCGTCATAATGAGAATGTGTTGCTTCAGACATTGGGCAACGGTGATCTGCTGCAAGTAGTTGCAGCGATCTATGGGACAAGTGCTGCCAAAGCGATGCTTCCCATCCAGGGAGAAAGTCTGGATTACCGGGTGAGCGGGCTGATCAGCCTGCCAGAATGGACACGAGCGAATCGTAATGGGATGTCAACGATTGTTAATGGGCGATTTGTTCGCAATTACGGTCTCAATCAGGCGATTCTCAAAGCCTACCATACCTTGCTGCCCATTAATCGTTTCCCACTTGTCGTGGTGCAGTTGGAGATGCACCCATCTCTTGTGGATGTGAACGTGCATCCGGCGAAGTTGGAGGTTCGCTTCAGCAAGGAACCAGAACTGTATGAATTCATAGAGACGACGTTGCGGGGGATACTCCGGCAGGAGGTATTGATTCCACAGGTCAAAAAACAGCAGATTCGACGTGGGGACGATAGTTCCTTTATTCAAGAGCAATTTCTCTTTCCACGTGGCCCGCTGAAAGATGCATCTGATGCAGAAGGATATGGGCAACAAGGTCCACTCGGGAAACCTACTGCTGCACCTCTGAAGTTGACTGCCGAAGATGATGATCTGGATTTGGATGCTCCGGCGGATGTGTCTACAGCACAGTTGGTATCTGAACAGGGTCACTCAGTGCCGTTGCCCGAAGCTCCACCTGAGGTTACACAGCCCCCAGAGCAGTTAGAAAGTTGGAACGGGGATATTTTGCAGAAGATTGCTAGTCATGACGGGGTGCAGACATCCGCTGACGTGCAGGAAGGTACTAAGGATGTAAGTACAAGTTCAAGTACAAGTACAAGTTCTACCGAAACTGTTCCCAAATCTGACCTGTCTTCTCAAGATGGTGGAGGTCGTGTAGCAACAGAGAAACCGCTGGCTGAAGGCAAACCAGCTACGTATCGCTCCGATTCCGTATATTCACCGGTTAGAGAAGCTCGGTCAACCTACAATCCGTCTTCGATTGCAAGAGGTGAACGGACGTGGAAAACTTCAGGTCTGCCTGATGCCACCAAACTTGCTGCTGCCATTAAATCAGATGCATCCATGCCCGCATTTCCGGAGCTGAGTCTGATCGGACAGCATCATGGTACGTATTTGATCGCGCAAAATGACCAAGGTTTATATCTGATTGATCAGCATGCTGCTCATGAACGCGTGAATTATGAGTACTATTACGAGAAGTTTGGCAACCCTGCACAGGCCTCACAAGAGTTACTGCTGCCGATTACGCTGGAGTTCACACCTTCGGAGACGGAAAAACTAAAAACAAGGCTGGCATGGTTCGAGCAGGCAGGTGTTTATTTGGAGCATTTTGGTGGACAGACGTTCCGCGTGCGCTCCCATCCGTTCTGGTTCCCCAAAGGGGACGAGAAAGACATTATCGAAGAGATGTCTGAATGGGTTCTTAGTGAACGCAGCATAGATGTGGCCAAGATGCGAGAAGCTGCATCAATTATGTGCTCCTGCAAGGCGTCCATCAAAGCGAACCAGAAGCTGACGGATCAGGAAGCAGAAGTGCTAATTCAGCGTCTGGGTTTATGTCGTCAGCCCTACACTTGTCCACATGGACGGCCGATTGTGGTTTCATTTTCAACGTATGATCTGGAAAAATTATTTAAACGAGTGATGTAG
- a CDS encoding class I SAM-dependent methyltransferase: protein MYITTGDKEIASQVERARKLAETTGGTYVPRNRTSLPKLIEQYGINEILVVLNGRARLFRKDATELEFHPSMGFVRAKRVLRGEADPMLEAGAVLEGDTIVDCTAGLGSDALVFSVAAGKSGQVIACESSQPLYTLLLEGMSHYKSNQPLVDEAFRRIDLRHVDHLELLRSMPDRSCDTVYFDPMFREPMMDSSAIQPLRDYANAHALDEQSIMEAKRVARKRVVMKEKRGSAEFDRLGFEILDRANAKTLYGVINVESGS, encoded by the coding sequence ATGTACATTACAACCGGTGACAAGGAGATTGCCTCTCAGGTGGAGCGTGCACGTAAGCTCGCCGAAACGACAGGAGGTACCTACGTACCGCGCAATAGAACGTCTTTACCCAAACTGATTGAACAGTATGGTATCAACGAAATACTGGTTGTGCTCAATGGCAGAGCGCGCTTGTTTCGCAAGGATGCAACGGAGCTTGAGTTTCACCCCAGTATGGGATTTGTTCGTGCTAAACGTGTTCTAAGAGGTGAAGCCGATCCTATGCTTGAAGCTGGTGCGGTACTCGAAGGAGACACCATTGTTGATTGTACCGCTGGACTTGGTTCAGATGCGCTGGTATTTTCAGTTGCGGCTGGGAAGAGTGGACAAGTCATTGCATGTGAAAGTTCTCAACCGCTCTATACCCTGCTACTGGAGGGCATGTCCCATTATAAGAGCAATCAGCCCTTGGTGGATGAGGCTTTCCGGCGCATAGATCTGCGGCATGTGGATCATCTTGAGTTGCTACGGTCCATGCCGGATCGAAGCTGTGATACCGTATATTTTGACCCCATGTTCCGTGAACCGATGATGGATTCAAGTGCTATACAGCCCTTGCGAGATTATGCAAATGCTCACGCACTGGATGAACAGAGCATTATGGAAGCAAAACGGGTTGCCCGTAAACGGGTAGTCATGAAAGAAAAGCGCGGCAGCGCGGAGTTTGACAGGCTCGGATTTGAAATACTTGATCGGGCCAATGCAAAAACCCTGTACGGAGTGATTAATGTTGAAAGTGGAAGTTAA